The Vanessa atalanta chromosome 4, ilVanAtal1.2, whole genome shotgun sequence genome segment TAATGTTAATGTCTCATCCGGCTTCAGGACATGACATTGAGACTTACGATAAAACACCTCATTACATTGACctcgttaaatttttttttttaaataaatatacatacatataagcaACTATTTTCTATAAGCATTAAAAgggattattttgtttataaataattttcttaaccactttaaactagtattatattttattacggaagaattattaatttaatttactttaacttaattttatttagatttcaaTGAATtgtatcttaatttttatttatcatttgagATCTTATGTTCCAAAAATTATACTACGAAAGAAATAGCATAACTTGTTGAAAATAAACCGATATCCTATTACACTTTTCGCGTCCGTCAAGGGCTACATCTGAACCGCGTGTAATTGAAGAAGACCGACTGCGACCAAATTAGGATGCGCGGGAGTGCGCGCCAGCCTATTTCAGTCGCGTGCGATCTATCCGAGCAGCGACGACAGCGCGCGAAATTACCCGAACTCTCACGAAACTAATTACGGCACACGTTTACGGCGGCGATATACGTGAACGGAAAATGAATGTATTTTCACACTGGCCCATATTATGACTTTTCCTCGACCTAATTTAGAATGTGAATGCCCTGCCGTAATTTTAATGCTGAAATCGCTTTAAAAGACATTTAGTGGTTGGCCACATTCATGATATTTATGCAGATCGTTATATCTTCGCCAATATCAAATATCAGTTTTAGTCTAGGAATTTGGCATTTGTCCAGgaagttttaaataacaatttagcaCGAATTCTGTGTTctctaaaactataaaatggCACGTAATGCTAGTATCAAAAGTTACTCCTAaacttaattgaattaatatatattattttcaatatcaactaatattaagaaaatattttacttctcggatttcatattcaaattttaacatTCCCGGTGGAAATTATAAGCATATTCAGAAAGTCAGTTTTAAGGGAAACATTTTAGTAACGATTTTTCTTCTGAGAATATCCCAACAATTCTGCAGACGATAAAAATACTTCTGAACAAGCttagttactttatttaaatgctctgttaagttaaaatttatacatataataatactatgacAGCGGCTTTTAGTTTCATGacttatgtttttatgtatgcGAATACTTACAACACATTTTTTAGTGTGACTTAATACTTTTAGACTGGGCTTAACATATTAgacttgataaaaaataattgttttaataaatattggttcTAGAATTAAAATTCTGAAATTAAATCGTTCCTTATAAACGATGTGACGGGTGCAGTtcctgatttaataaaaaaaattgttatttcttgCAGGACACTCAAACAACAAACACAAAATGGCGGATGATGAAGTGAGGtaagaactgtttttttttgttattaatatttatgatacccTGTTCTAGAAAATTCAAGTAAGATTTTTCATACTATTTGTACCGAAAAGTAATTGAGGTCAGTAGAGCTATTCTcgaagataaaaaattaagcgCACGGCAGAAAACGTTAATGaaatgtcaataaattatatgcgacattcactaaaaataataacaatatttaaaggatAGGAATAGCATAGAAATAGCATTTTGTAAGTCGGTTTCCAACATTTCACGAgcgaaatagaaaataaattcttataaaattgcaACTGTAAAAATTGTAGAGTAACGATTGAATAGGTAGTTCAGAAATTAGTACTTGAAAATTGATCTCTTattccttttatttaataaattcagagatgaaattgaaaatcatttaaaaatattttttatcttatgatttaataaaataaaaatttgtaaaatctgACCGTGAGTGGTGACCACGTCTATAGACAGACCCTTTGATTTAAATACTCTGAATGCATCAAACATGGAATCTAACTAACTTTACATCGTATTACCGAAAGGAAGTATTGTTGAAGTCATATTCTAGCTTGACTAAGATAAGATATAGAACAAAGatctctaatattattattgaaataattttcttgTTGGATTAAAGATGTGTAACTCAGTTTAAGGATCGTCTAGTGAAGTTAAATGTCGCAGGTTTGAGCCTAATACTTTAGATTATTGTCCTTCACTTCTAGCATAAGTTGTAAGCTTAATTTTAggggtaaaaataatattggtaaTTCTTTAAAACGGGACAACATTGATAgtattctgttaaaaaaaattacaataaaatgctaattttttttgtgtgtttttcTGTTTCATTTCCATTCTGCATCGTCTGCGATTGACTTCTGGATGTTATCAACCTTATTACCACTGTCTACATCCAACAGTATTGAATTATTTCACTCCTTGAGACACAGGTAagatattaacacaaataacaACAACTTACACATGTTTACTTTACATCACGAACTAAAACGAACTATTTTAGACGTcgccaacaatttttttttaataatatataagtaggtatttcCTGCATCGTCTACAGCGTTCGACTTTTGGATAAATGAACTCGACAAAGTGCACATCGACTCGGCTAAAaatccaaaatcaaaatttaattattctcttcgaatattattattattcgatatgaaacaatttaattttgtttcatgatCATTTGTCGTTACAAAATTGACAAATATCtctatgaaattattttcaatattcagataatttttgtaatagtttttttacagaatgataatatatatacatatgtatcgaAAGAAATGTAAGTTGATTCAGGACGAAGTTCGATAACTGCTTAAATGTCGATCTAAACTCactaaaacttaatattttaaatgatataaatatatatgtacgtaaataacagttaatatattatatgttttcgcacaattttcttattataaattatgaacgctgaatttataaaaatgtgcaCATCAATACTAATACGTTTAATGCAAAGTATATaggaatgaatttaaatatataattgcggTTAATAGCTATATAATCGTAATTACACATAACTTAATTTGCaccataaaatacaaaatgcaCACTACATAATTTTACacgttttttacaaattataaatatattttatttgttttacagaaAAAGCGTCTCGAGGAGGTAAAGTAGAGAAGAATCAGAAGAACTTGACAACACTTAtctaatactatataattttctttaaataaaatcaataaataatataacaatttctatcaaagtttaaaaaatatataaaattaaattatataattttgctttaaatttaatcatattcattgttaatttaaaaggtttttttaacgatttcaaatttttttattgaaatgataatTTCATATGATATCCAATTTCATTACTATCACAATATCTTTAGGCGAAGAAGGCCAAACAGGCCGAAATCGACCGCAAGCGTGCTGAGGTGCGCAAGCGTATGGAGGAAGCCTCCAAGGCCAAGAAGGCGAAGAAAGGTTTCATGACCCCCGAGAGAAAGAAGAAGCTTAGGGTACGTGTCACACACATTTGACTCTGTAAGTATATAGAGTCgcaatatatagtttatttaaaatatgaatatgtgtAACAGTTGCTCCTGCGTAAAAAAGCCGCTGAAGAGTTAAAGAAAGAACAGGAACGCAAAGCAGCAGAGAGAAGGCGTATCATCGAAGAGAGGTGCGGTAAACCCAAGAACGTTGACGATGCAAACGAaggtaattattacaaaaaccagAGTCAATACCGTATCACTTAATGAACcattaatttgtacaaatacaGAAAACCATTACATCAATGTATGTAGCAGTTTCAAAAATATCATAAGAAATACACTACACATTATGGCAATTTGCAGGTCGTTTTGTGATCTCAACACTATTTCCCATGTAAATTGTGTATTCGAATTATAGATACTATTAAGAGGGTTTGCAAAGACTACCACACCCGCATTGCCAACCTCGAAGACGAAAAGTTTGATCTGGAATACATCGTTAAGAGGAAAGATATGGAGGTAGCGAGACGAGCCACGTCAAAGGCCCTATATTTTGACAAACTTACAAAACTtaccataatttatttaatttaacgttgTGATGTCGAAGTGCGTGTTTCTATATTTCGTCTATTTTAACATCGGATCGTGCGATCCGCTGATCTGATAGGTTGTTTATCTAAATGGCCTTTAATTTCTATTGCGTCTTCCTTTTCCAAGCTGTAGTCATTGAACTCACACGCCAATACTGACatacctttttaatttattaaatttctatctAAGACTTACACTTTTACTTACTTTCTACATAATACGCGCGAGCATTGTCGATGACGGTTACCATTAGGGGAGGCGGTGAGCTTAGATAGCGGGAGTAATATTGGTTGATTTTGTAGCGGCTCTCACGAGCATCATAACCGGTTATCATCAGCGTATCGCGAAGCTCGAAGAGGAGAAGTACGACCACGAGATGGAAGTGGCTCGCAGAGATTTTGAGGTCTGACCTGGTTTGGGCgaaaaacaatttgtattaCGCTCTACGTTTGAGTAGTTTATGCCAACAATGTGACTAGAAAAagataatgttttgttttcacAGCCGACTCATTTTTACCATTTTAGGCagctgaaaataaatatactttaactaATGtggataacaaaataaatctttgaaTTCGCTAAAATAACATCGTCTCGTTATTTCGAATGGAGCAATAGATGACAGCTGTAGATAATTTCATCgagttaacaattaattaaaaaaaattaaaaagcccATTTGATCCATCTACTTTCTCATGTAGCTTCGCTTACGCTTCAATACCTTAAGAATCTACACTACCCACGACACGAGAGGCGGATAGCGCTACGCTCAAAATTATCTAAACCTTAAAATGTGATTCTTTTTCTTTAGCGGAACTGCAGACGATATGTCAAATGTACTGGCACAGAATATACAACCTTGAGGGGGATAAATATGAACTAGAACGAGCTATCGCAATTAGGAAATTGGAGGTAAACTGCATATTAGGATTGGGAATGCGTATGACGTGATATGAGTTAATAATGATTTAGTTTTTACGACATGACATGATAGTTGTACGGCTCACCGCACACATGCACACGTCGCTCCGTCGACAAACGCAGGTTACTCACACAGATGCCCATGCTCATTGTGCCGGCTAAATAATCTATCTTTCCTTTTTCTTTAGCAATGCTCAAGAGAATAATACAGGAGTATTATGACCGCTTGTATGTGTGTGAGGGCCAGAAGTGGGATTTGGAACATGAAGTCAGGAAAAGAGATTATGAGGTATTGACCAATACTTTGTGACCATTGTGAATATCACAGTCATCGATTCTGTAACAAACGTACGCGTGTGACAATCGTGTTTACACTTTGATATAATGCTTTGTAAGTTTTCGGTTGTTTGCTGTTGGATTGTAAATAACGGTCGAGGCGCGGGTTAGTGGTGTACTCGTAGAGCAGGTGTATGCCTGAGCGTGAAGTAGAGGGTTGTCGCGCGCGGACTTCGCCGAGGTTTACCAGCCACGGTAAGACGTGCGGTGCAAAATCGATCTTTGCCGCGTTCAACGGTGATGTCATCCGACATGGAGCTTACACGATTAAC includes the following:
- the LOC125077740 gene encoding troponin I isoform X15 → MADDEKKRLEEAKKAKQAEIDRKRAEVRKRMEEASKAKKAKKGFMTPERKKKLRLLLRKKAAEELKKEQERKAAERRRIIEERCGKPKNVDDANEAMLKRIIQEYYDRLYVCEGQKWDLEHEVRKRDYEISDLNSQVNDLRGKFVKPTLKKVSKYENKFAKLQKKAAEFNFRNQLKVVKKKEFTLEEEDKEAKKAEKADWAIGKK
- the LOC125077740 gene encoding troponin I isoform X12 translates to MADDEAKKAKQAEIDRKRAEVRKRMEEASKAKKAKKGFMTPERKKKLRLLLRKKAAEELKKEQERKAAERRRIIEERCGKPKNVDDANEAMLKRIIQEYYDRLYVCEGQKWDLEHEVRKRDYEISDLNSQVNDLRGKFVKPTLKKVSKYENKFAKLQKKAAEFNFRNQLKVVKKKEFTLEEEDKEKKPDWSKGKPGDQKVKEEEVEA
- the LOC125077740 gene encoding troponin I isoform X2; translation: MADDEKKRLEEAKKAKQAEIDRKRAEVRKRMEEASKAKKAKKGFMTPERKKKLRLLLRKKAAEELKKEQERKAAERRRIIEERCGKPKNVDDANEDTIKRVCKDYHTRIANLEDEKFDLEYIVKRKDMEISDLNSQVNDLRGKFVKPTLKKVSKYENKFAKLQKKAAEFNFRNQLKVVKKKEFTLEEEDKEGGAGAKKKPDWSKGKPGDQKEGEGAPATPAAGAPAAAGAPAAPAAAPAPAPAAPPVQASA
- the LOC125077740 gene encoding troponin I isoform X10; translated protein: MADDEKKRLEEAKKAKQAEIDRKRAEVRKRMEEASKAKKAKKGFMTPERKKKLRLLLRKKAAEELKKEQERKAAERRRIIEERCGKPKNVDDANEAMLKRIIQEYYDRLYVCEGQKWDLEHEVRKRDYEISDLNSQVNDLRGKFVKPTLKKVSKYENKFAKLQKKAAEFNFRNQLKVVKKKEFTLEEEDKEKKPDWSKGKPGDQKVKEEEVEA
- the LOC125077740 gene encoding troponin I isoform X7, whose amino-acid sequence is MADDEAKKAKQAEIDRKRAEVRKRMEEASKAKKAKKGFMTPERKKKLRLLLRKKAAEELKKEQERKAAERRRIIEERCGKPKNVDDANEAELQTICQMYWHRIYNLEGDKYELERAIAIRKLEISDLNSQVNDLRGKFVKPTLKKVSKYENKFAKLQKKAAEFNFRNQLKVVKKKEFTLEEEDKEGGAGAKKKPDWSKGKPGDQKEGEGAPATPAAGAPAAAGAPAAPAAAPAPAPAAPPVQASA
- the LOC125077740 gene encoding troponin I isoform X1 encodes the protein MADDEKKRLEEAKKAKQAEIDRKRAEVRKRMEEASKAKKAKKGFMTPERKKKLRLLLRKKAAEELKKEQERKAAERRRIIEERCGKPKNVDDANEAMLKRIIQEYYDRLYVCEGQKWDLEHEVRKRDYEISDLNSQVNDLRGKFVKPTLKKVSKYENKFAKLQKKAAEFNFRNQLKVVKKKEFTLEEEDKEGGAGAKKKPDWSKGKPGDQKEGEGAPATPAAGAPAAAGAPAAPAAAPAPAPAAPPVQASA
- the LOC125077740 gene encoding troponin I isoform X11; protein product: MADDEAKKAKQAEIDRKRAEVRKRMEEASKAKKAKKGFMTPERKKKLRLLLRKKAAEELKKEQERKAAERRRIIEERCGKPKNVDDANEDTIKRVCKDYHTRIANLEDEKFDLEYIVKRKDMEISDLNSQVNDLRGKFVKPTLKKVSKYENKFAKLQKKAAEFNFRNQLKVVKKKEFTLEEEDKEKKPDWSKGKPGDQKVKEEEVEA
- the LOC125077740 gene encoding troponin I isoform X4; the encoded protein is MADDEKKRLEEAKKAKQAEIDRKRAEVRKRMEEASKAKKAKKGFMTPERKKKLRLLLRKKAAEELKKEQERKAAERRRIIEERCGKPKNVDDANEAALTSIITGYHQRIAKLEEEKYDHEMEVARRDFEISDLNSQVNDLRGKFVKPTLKKVSKYENKFAKLQKKAAEFNFRNQLKVVKKKEFTLEEEDKEGGAGAKKKPDWSKGKPGDQKEGEGAPATPAAGAPAAAGAPAAPAAAPAPAPAAPPVQASA
- the LOC125077740 gene encoding troponin I isoform X17; this encodes MADDEAKKAKQAEIDRKRAEVRKRMEEASKAKKAKKGFMTPERKKKLRLLLRKKAAEELKKEQERKAAERRRIIEERCGKPKNVDDANEAMLKRIIQEYYDRLYVCEGQKWDLEHEVRKRDYEISDLNSQVNDLRGKFVKPTLKKVSKYENKFAKLQKKAAEFNFRNQLKVVKKKEFTLEEEDKEAKKAEKADWAIGKK
- the LOC125077740 gene encoding troponin I isoform X8, whose amino-acid sequence is MADDEAKKAKQAEIDRKRAEVRKRMEEASKAKKAKKGFMTPERKKKLRLLLRKKAAEELKKEQERKAAERRRIIEERCGKPKNVDDANEDTIKRVCKDYHTRIANLEDEKFDLEYIVKRKDMEISDLNSQVNDLRGKFVKPTLKKVSKYENKFAKLQKKAAEFNFRNQLKVVKKKEFTLEEEDKEKKPDWSKGKPGDQKEGEGAPATPAAGAPAAAGAPAAPAAAPAPAPAAPPVQASA
- the LOC125077740 gene encoding troponin I isoform X3 is translated as MADDEKKRLEEAKKAKQAEIDRKRAEVRKRMEEASKAKKAKKGFMTPERKKKLRLLLRKKAAEELKKEQERKAAERRRIIEERCGKPKNVDDANEAELQTICQMYWHRIYNLEGDKYELERAIAIRKLEISDLNSQVNDLRGKFVKPTLKKVSKYENKFAKLQKKAAEFNFRNQLKVVKKKEFTLEEEDKEGGAGAKKKPDWSKGKPGDQKEGEGAPATPAAGAPAAAGAPAAPAAAPAPAPAAPPVQASA
- the LOC125077740 gene encoding troponin I isoform X14, with the protein product MADDEKKRLEEAKKAKQAEIDRKRAEVRKRMEEASKAKKAKKGFMTPERKKKLRLLLRKKAAEELKKEQERKAAERRRIIEERCGKPKNVDDANEDTIKRVCKDYHTRIANLEDEKFDLEYIVKRKDMEISDLNSQVNDLRGKFVKPTLKKVSKYENKFAKLQKKAAEFNFRNQLKVVKKKEFTLEEEDKEAKKAEKADWAIGKK
- the LOC125077740 gene encoding troponin I isoform X13 codes for the protein MADDEAKKAKQAEIDRKRAEVRKRMEEASKAKKAKKGFMTPERKKKLRLLLRKKAAEELKKEQERKAAERRRIIEERCGKPKNVDDANEAELQTICQMYWHRIYNLEGDKYELERAIAIRKLEISDLNSQVNDLRGKFVKPTLKKVSKYENKFAKLQKKAAEFNFRNQLKVVKKKEFTLEEEDKEKKPDWSKGKPGDQKVKEEEVEA
- the LOC125077740 gene encoding troponin I isoform X9, yielding MADDEKKRLEEAKKAKQAEIDRKRAEVRKRMEEASKAKKAKKGFMTPERKKKLRLLLRKKAAEELKKEQERKAAERRRIIEERCGKPKNVDDANEDTIKRVCKDYHTRIANLEDEKFDLEYIVKRKDMEISDLNSQVNDLRGKFVKPTLKKVSKYENKFAKLQKKAAEFNFRNQLKVVKKKEFTLEEEDKEKKPDWSKGKPGDQKVKEEEVEA
- the LOC125077740 gene encoding troponin I isoform X6, whose protein sequence is MADDEKKRLEEAKKAKQAEIDRKRAEVRKRMEEASKAKKAKKGFMTPERKKKLRLLLRKKAAEELKKEQERKAAERRRIIEERCGKPKNVDDANEDTIKRVCKDYHTRIANLEDEKFDLEYIVKRKDMEISDLNSQVNDLRGKFVKPTLKKVSKYENKFAKLQKKAAEFNFRNQLKVVKKKEFTLEEEDKEKKPDWSKGKPGDQKEGEGAPATPAAGAPAAAGAPAAPAAAPAPAPAAPPVQASA
- the LOC125077740 gene encoding troponin I isoform X5 — protein: MADDEAKKAKQAEIDRKRAEVRKRMEEASKAKKAKKGFMTPERKKKLRLLLRKKAAEELKKEQERKAAERRRIIEERCGKPKNVDDANEDTIKRVCKDYHTRIANLEDEKFDLEYIVKRKDMEISDLNSQVNDLRGKFVKPTLKKVSKYENKFAKLQKKAAEFNFRNQLKVVKKKEFTLEEEDKEGGAGAKKKPDWSKGKPGDQKEGEGAPATPAAGAPAAAGAPAAPAAAPAPAPAAPPVQASA
- the LOC125077740 gene encoding troponin I isoform X16, which codes for MADDEAKKAKQAEIDRKRAEVRKRMEEASKAKKAKKGFMTPERKKKLRLLLRKKAAEELKKEQERKAAERRRIIEERCGKPKNVDDANEDTIKRVCKDYHTRIANLEDEKFDLEYIVKRKDMEISDLNSQVNDLRGKFVKPTLKKVSKYENKFAKLQKKAAEFNFRNQLKVVKKKEFTLEEEDKEAKKAEKADWAIGKK